A stretch of Schistocerca americana isolate TAMUIC-IGC-003095 chromosome 3, iqSchAmer2.1, whole genome shotgun sequence DNA encodes these proteins:
- the LOC124605448 gene encoding V-type proton ATPase subunit S1-like, which produces MMFNLYVVVLCISFVGTNSEYIPVLLWQPDEVNGKVAGSPPSLAKVSVEQFSDYFSKKIGERKHIVVFLEENLSMEDFGGLNLDDTFSSLKNITSSSHVNFLPSVQSPYKALKTLGLKMKAVNVKDFDYTFPKAEKSILVFKLGDARSEEDRPDFLKRHDNIIGEVYNSLVNKYDDVLAVYTAHHSSWIEPYLKPNVRRVRQLLETSSELETNGSFWNRNNTLVYTKRPPVFRHGTDEINITDVISITTSTIAGNVMLSVRIKSSVSMRLTFSKSSGYWSFDKIEVKNDTQNYTLLPSAPITAPLHFSYHCSSNVMFTSKDNEASVTFYGLQVEPYVSSNDTFNDAYDCVPFFSAPIWSGIFITVLLAIVMIWALTMIMDIKTMDQFDNPKGKTITINATD; this is translated from the coding sequence ATGATGTTCAATTTGTATGTGGTTGTGCTGTGTATTTCCTTTGTTGGAACGAACTCCGAATACATACCTGTATTATTGTGGCAGCCTGATGAAGTTAATGGTAAAGTTGCTGGATCTCCACCTTCTCTTGCAAAAGTTAGTGTTGAACAATTTTCGGACTATTTTTCAAAGAAGATTGGTGAGCGGAAACATATTGTGGTATTTCTGGAAGAGAACTTAAGTATGGAAGATTTTGGAGGTTTGAATTTGGATGACACTTTCAGTAGCTTGAAAAATATAACCAGTTCATCTCATGTTAATTTTCTGCCATCTGTCCAATCTCCTTATAAAGCCTTGAAAACTTTGGGACTGAAAATGAAAGCTGTGAATGTTAAGGACTTTGATTACACGTTTCCAAAAGCAGAAAAAAGTATCTTGGTGTTTAAACTGGGCGACGCTCGGTCAGAAGAAGATCGTCCAGACTTCTTAAAGCGTCATGATAATATAATTGGTGAAGTATATAACAGTTTGGTTAACAAATATGATGATGTACTTGCTGTATACACAGCCCATCATTCATCGTGGATAGAACCATATTTAAAACCCAATGTTCGCAGGGTTAGGCAGTTGTTAGAAACCAGCAGTGAACTCGAAACTAACGGTAGCTTCTGGAATCGGAATAATACCCTTGTGTACACCAAACGCCCACCTGTCTTTCGTCATGGAACTGACGAAATTAATATTACTGATGTGATATCGATAACCACTTCAACAATAGCAGGCAATGTCATGTTAAGTGTTAGAATAAAGAGTTCTGTTTCCATGAGACTTACTTTTAGTAAATCTAGCGGATACTGGTCCTTCGATAAAATTGAAGTGAAGAACGACACGCAAAATTATACCCTTTTGCCATCAGCTCCCATAACTGCACCACTCCATTTCTCGTACCACTGTTCTTCCAACGTTATGTTCACATCTAAAGACAATGAAGCAAGTGTAACATTTTATGGGCTCCAAGTGGAGCCCTATGTTTCTTCTAATGATACATTTAACGACGCATATGACTGCGTCCCCTTTTTTTCTGCTCCAATATGGTCTGGTATTTTCATTACTGTACTTCTGGCTATAGTCATGATATGGGCCCTAACAATGATAATGGATATCAAAACCATGGATCAGTTCGACAATCCAAAGGGGAAGACAATCACCATTAATGCCACTGATTAA